A region from the Pseudonocardia petroleophila genome encodes:
- a CDS encoding dihydrofolate reductase family protein, producing MGTLVYAMNTSLDGYVEDPTGGIDFSEPDEEVHRFANQQTRDTAAFLFGRGLYDVMEDYWTAPARADEEDVTAEFARFYVETPRIVFSDSLTSVAPGCRLVRRADAVAEVVRLKEETEGDLAVGGAALAASLLDLIDEFRMTVLPSFTGGGTPYFPLGTELRLRRLEQRTFDSGAVYLRYARIR from the coding sequence ATGGGAACCCTCGTCTACGCGATGAACACCTCCCTCGACGGCTACGTCGAGGACCCGACCGGCGGCATCGACTTCTCCGAGCCCGACGAGGAGGTGCACCGCTTCGCGAACCAGCAGACCCGGGACACGGCCGCGTTCCTGTTCGGCCGCGGCCTCTACGACGTCATGGAGGACTACTGGACGGCGCCCGCACGGGCCGACGAGGAGGACGTGACGGCGGAGTTCGCCCGGTTCTACGTCGAGACGCCGCGGATCGTGTTCTCCGACTCGCTGACCTCCGTCGCGCCCGGGTGCCGGTTGGTGCGCCGGGCCGACGCGGTGGCCGAGGTGGTCCGACTGAAGGAGGAGACGGAGGGCGATCTGGCGGTCGGCGGCGCCGCACTGGCCGCCTCGCTGCTCGACCTGATCGACGAGTTCCGGATGACCGTCCTGCCCTCCTTCACCGGCGGCGGCACGCCCTACTTCCCGCTCGGCACCGAGCTGCGGCTGCGGCGGCTCGAGCAGCGCACCTTCGACTCCGGCGCGGTGTACCTGCGGTACGCGCGGATCCGCTGA
- a CDS encoding alpha/beta hydrolase family esterase — translation MAVAAALVTTLVTACAPAVARPGVSVLTPLVVVLHGLGGTGADAHGLGFEAIEGVAVAYPDGVDRSWNAGGCCGGAHERGVDDVARLDALVARMVAEDGVDPRRVYAVGFSNGAMMAYAWACGSRTLAGIGVVGGARVAPCPDPGPVAVVAVHGDADASVRIGGGVGPRSATGYDYPSLDESLAPFPGAERIVLPGVGHEWRPGTADLLWERLRTVVRPD, via the coding sequence GTGGCGGTCGCGGCCGCCCTGGTGACGACACTGGTCACCGCGTGCGCCCCGGCCGTGGCCAGGCCGGGGGTGAGCGTGCTCACTCCGCTGGTCGTCGTCCTGCACGGGCTCGGCGGCACCGGGGCCGACGCGCACGGCCTCGGCTTCGAAGCGATCGAGGGCGTCGCGGTCGCGTACCCCGACGGCGTCGACCGGTCCTGGAACGCCGGCGGCTGCTGCGGCGGCGCGCACGAGCGGGGCGTCGACGACGTGGCCCGGCTCGACGCACTCGTCGCGCGGATGGTCGCCGAGGACGGCGTCGACCCCCGCCGCGTGTACGCCGTCGGGTTCTCCAACGGGGCGATGATGGCCTACGCGTGGGCGTGCGGGTCGCGCACGCTCGCCGGGATCGGCGTCGTCGGCGGGGCCCGGGTGGCGCCCTGCCCCGACCCCGGCCCCGTCGCGGTGGTCGCCGTGCACGGCGACGCGGACGCCAGCGTCCGGATCGGCGGCGGGGTCGGCCCCCGCAGCGCCACCGGCTACGACTACCCCTCCCTCGACGAGTCCCTCGCCCCGTTCCCCGGCGCGGAGCGGATCGTCCTGCCCGGCGTCGGGCACGAGTGGCGGCCCGGCACCGCCGACCTGCTGTGGGAACGGCTGCGGACGGTGGTGCGGCCGGACTGA
- a CDS encoding serine/threonine-protein kinase, with amino-acid sequence MIPTRVIGGRYVVLAELGRGGMGIVWRAEDRVMGRHVAVKELHLPAGLPAPERQLFRERLLREARTAGRLNDPGIVTVYDVVTDEGVDHIVMELIEARTLAQVVAESGPLDERDATAIGRQLLAALRVAHEGGVVHRDVKPSNVMLAGGGRVKLTDFGIAHAAEDPRLTTTGSLIGSPGYMSPERLESGSASPSSDLWALGATLFHAVQGHGPFDRETTAATISAVLHGDPPPTRTRGPLGSVIAGLLQRSPQARLSGMQAEALLAAPGGAAVPDVATTPLASAPRRSARPWLIGIAVALVAGLVGGLVGGFALARAGDPDVRTLTYGEGGDIPVYDVSFLYCLQVRPDPGQQIASSATVSCDAPHASEVFAVVDTFAASNVVPYPARLPEFAAAACALRFDSGLIADPGGVAVTALLPTEAEFGRDSGSGSFQDRDVYCLLSSADGTSQLSGSRLAESG; translated from the coding sequence GTGATCCCCACGCGCGTCATCGGCGGCCGCTACGTCGTGCTCGCCGAGCTGGGCCGGGGTGGCATGGGCATCGTGTGGCGCGCCGAGGACCGCGTGATGGGCCGGCACGTCGCGGTGAAGGAGCTGCACCTGCCGGCCGGGCTGCCGGCGCCGGAGCGGCAGCTGTTCCGGGAGCGGCTGCTGCGCGAGGCCCGCACGGCGGGCCGGCTCAACGACCCGGGCATCGTCACCGTCTACGACGTCGTCACCGACGAGGGCGTCGACCACATCGTCATGGAGCTGATCGAGGCCCGGACGCTGGCGCAGGTCGTCGCGGAGTCCGGGCCGCTCGACGAGCGCGACGCCACCGCGATCGGGCGTCAGCTGCTCGCGGCGCTGCGGGTGGCGCACGAGGGCGGGGTCGTGCACCGCGACGTCAAGCCCAGCAACGTCATGCTCGCCGGGGGCGGCCGGGTGAAGCTCACCGACTTCGGCATCGCCCACGCCGCCGAGGATCCCCGCCTGACGACGACGGGCTCGCTGATCGGCTCGCCCGGGTACATGTCGCCCGAGCGGCTGGAGAGCGGGTCGGCGTCGCCGTCGTCGGACCTGTGGGCGCTGGGGGCCACCCTGTTCCACGCGGTGCAGGGCCACGGCCCCTTCGACCGCGAGACGACCGCCGCCACGATCTCCGCGGTCCTGCACGGCGATCCGCCGCCCACGCGCACCCGCGGCCCGCTCGGGTCGGTGATCGCCGGGCTGCTGCAGCGGTCGCCGCAGGCGCGGCTGTCCGGGATGCAGGCCGAGGCGCTGCTCGCGGCGCCGGGCGGGGCCGCCGTCCCGGACGTCGCGACGACCCCGCTCGCGTCCGCCCCGCGGCGCAGCGCCCGGCCGTGGCTGATCGGCATCGCCGTCGCGCTGGTGGCCGGGCTCGTCGGCGGTCTGGTCGGCGGCTTCGCCCTGGCCAGGGCGGGTGACCCCGACGTGCGGACCCTGACCTACGGCGAGGGCGGCGACATCCCCGTCTACGACGTCTCGTTCCTCTACTGCCTGCAGGTGCGCCCCGATCCCGGCCAGCAGATCGCGAGCAGCGCCACCGTCTCCTGCGACGCCCCGCACGCCTCCGAGGTGTTCGCCGTCGTCGACACGTTCGCCGCCTCCAACGTCGTGCCCTACCCGGCCCGCCTGCCGGAGTTCGCCGCGGCGGCCTGCGCGCTGCGCTTCGACTCCGGGCTGATCGCCGACCCGGGCGGGGTCGCGGTCACCGCGCTGCTGCCCACCGAGGCGGAGTTCGGCCGCGACAGCGGCAGCGGCTCGTTCCAGGACCGGGACGTCTACTGCCTGCTCAGCTCGGCCGACGGCACCTCCCAGCTCAGCGGGTCACGGCTGGCGGAATCGGGTTGA
- a CDS encoding NADP-dependent isocitrate dehydrogenase → MKVIYTYTDEAPALATHSLLPVVEAFLGKAGVDVETRDISLAARVLAAFDLVPDALAELGELAKTPEANIIKLPNVSASIPQLKAAIAELQKAGFDVPGYPHDAYDAVKGSAVNPVLREGNSDRRAPASVKRFAQAHPHSMGEWSAGSGSHVVTMDDGDFRHSERSVTLDAADTLRIEHVAADGTVTVLKESLPVVAGEIVDAAVMRREALDAFLAAQVADARERGVLFSVHLKATMMKVSDPILFGHAVTAYFADVFAQYGDDLASVGANPNDGLASVLTALEKLPADKRESIEKAITATYESGPSVAMVDSDRGITNLHVPSDVIIDASMPAAIRTSGQMWNAAGELQDTKYVIPDSSYAALYAETIDFCRENGAFDPTTMGTTPNVGLMAQKAEEYGSHDKTFEIPAAGTVRVVAGDGSTLLEHEVADGDIWRACQTKDAPIRNWVELAVSRARATGAPAVFWLDETRGHDAEVLKKVRAQLDELDTDGLTIEVLDVAAATRYTLDRAKRGEDTISVTGNVLRDYLTDLFPILELGTSAKMLSIVPLMNGGGLFETGAGGSAPKHVQQLVKENHLRWDSLGEFLALAVSLEFLAEKTDNPRAGLLGKALDDATGTLLENGKSPSRKVGEIDNRGSHFYLALYWAQALAAQTDDAELAGLFTDLAARLAGDEETIVGELAAVQGEPVDLGGYYHVDKAKADAVMRPSATFTAALTEF, encoded by the coding sequence ATGAAGGTCATCTACACCTACACCGACGAGGCACCGGCACTGGCGACCCACTCGCTGCTCCCGGTCGTCGAGGCGTTCCTGGGCAAGGCCGGCGTCGACGTCGAGACCCGCGACATCTCCCTCGCCGCCCGCGTACTGGCCGCGTTCGACCTCGTGCCCGACGCGCTCGCCGAGCTGGGCGAGCTGGCGAAGACGCCCGAGGCGAACATCATCAAGCTGCCCAACGTGAGCGCGTCGATCCCGCAGCTCAAGGCCGCGATCGCCGAGCTGCAGAAGGCCGGCTTCGACGTCCCGGGCTACCCGCACGACGCCTACGACGCCGTCAAGGGCAGCGCCGTCAACCCCGTGCTGCGCGAGGGCAACTCCGACCGCCGCGCCCCCGCGTCGGTCAAGCGGTTCGCGCAGGCGCACCCGCACTCGATGGGTGAGTGGTCCGCCGGGTCGGGCTCGCACGTCGTCACGATGGACGACGGCGACTTCCGGCACTCCGAGCGCTCGGTCACCCTCGACGCCGCCGACACCCTGCGCATCGAGCACGTCGCCGCCGACGGCACCGTCACCGTGCTCAAGGAGTCGCTGCCGGTCGTCGCGGGCGAGATCGTCGACGCCGCGGTGATGCGCCGCGAGGCCCTCGACGCGTTCCTCGCCGCCCAGGTCGCCGACGCCCGCGAGCGCGGCGTCCTGTTCTCGGTGCACCTCAAGGCCACGATGATGAAGGTGTCGGACCCGATCCTGTTCGGGCACGCCGTCACCGCCTACTTCGCCGACGTGTTCGCCCAGTACGGCGACGACCTCGCCTCCGTCGGCGCCAACCCCAACGACGGCCTCGCCAGCGTGCTCACCGCGCTGGAGAAGCTGCCCGCCGACAAGCGCGAGTCGATCGAGAAGGCCATCACGGCCACCTACGAGTCGGGCCCGTCGGTCGCGATGGTCGACTCCGACCGCGGCATCACCAACCTGCACGTGCCCAGCGACGTCATCATCGACGCGTCGATGCCGGCCGCGATCCGCACGTCCGGGCAGATGTGGAACGCCGCCGGGGAGCTCCAGGACACCAAGTACGTCATCCCGGACTCCTCCTACGCCGCGCTCTACGCCGAGACGATCGACTTCTGCCGCGAGAACGGCGCCTTCGACCCGACCACGATGGGCACCACCCCCAACGTCGGCCTGATGGCGCAGAAGGCCGAGGAGTACGGCAGCCACGACAAGACCTTCGAGATCCCGGCCGCGGGCACCGTCCGCGTCGTCGCGGGCGACGGGTCGACGCTGCTGGAGCACGAGGTCGCCGACGGCGACATCTGGCGCGCCTGCCAGACCAAGGACGCGCCGATCCGCAACTGGGTGGAGCTGGCCGTCTCCCGCGCCCGAGCCACCGGCGCCCCCGCCGTGTTCTGGCTCGACGAGACCCGCGGCCACGACGCCGAGGTGCTGAAGAAGGTGCGCGCGCAGCTCGACGAGCTCGACACCGACGGGCTGACGATCGAGGTCCTCGACGTCGCCGCCGCCACCCGCTACACCCTGGACCGGGCCAAGCGCGGCGAGGACACGATCTCCGTCACCGGCAACGTGCTGCGCGACTACCTCACCGACCTGTTCCCGATCCTGGAGCTGGGCACCAGCGCCAAGATGCTCTCGATCGTCCCGCTGATGAACGGCGGCGGGCTGTTCGAGACCGGGGCGGGCGGGTCGGCGCCCAAGCACGTGCAGCAGCTCGTCAAGGAGAACCACCTGCGGTGGGACTCCCTCGGCGAGTTCCTCGCGCTGGCCGTCTCGCTGGAGTTCCTGGCCGAGAAGACCGACAACCCGCGCGCCGGGCTGCTCGGCAAGGCCCTCGACGACGCCACCGGCACGCTGCTGGAGAACGGCAAGTCGCCCTCGCGCAAGGTCGGCGAGATCGACAACCGCGGCAGCCACTTCTACCTGGCGCTCTACTGGGCCCAGGCGCTGGCGGCGCAGACCGACGACGCCGAGCTCGCCGGCCTGTTCACCGACCTCGCCGCCCGCCTGGCCGGTGACGAGGAGACGATCGTGGGCGAGCTGGCCGCGGTGCAGGGCGAGCCCGTCGACCTGGGCGGCTATTACCACGTCGACAAGGCGAAGGCCGACGCCGTCATGCGCCCGTCCGCCACGTTCACGGCGGCGCTGACGGAGTTCTGA
- a CDS encoding SH3 domain-containing protein, with protein sequence MPLGIKRPALKRPGVEAYRSWTFVLILGVILTVLAMIDRGTGTAGADGSTGCQLEVTTDQLNVRAGPAEQSELLGTLDRGTLVDGTRTVTDGFRALEDGRFVSDTYLTPVPGTDCG encoded by the coding sequence GTGCCACTGGGAATCAAGCGCCCGGCCCTCAAGCGCCCGGGCGTCGAGGCGTACCGGAGCTGGACGTTCGTCCTCATCCTGGGCGTGATCCTCACGGTGCTCGCGATGATCGACCGCGGCACGGGCACGGCGGGCGCCGACGGGTCCACCGGCTGCCAGCTGGAGGTCACGACCGACCAGCTCAACGTGCGTGCCGGGCCCGCCGAGCAGTCCGAGCTGCTGGGCACGCTGGACCGCGGCACGCTGGTCGACGGCACCCGCACCGTCACCGACGGCTTCCGGGCCCTCGAGGACGGGCGCTTCGTCTCCGACACCTACCTGACCCCCGTGCCGGGCACCGACTGCGGCTGA
- a CDS encoding HNH endonuclease gives MFEQTFALGRILRYNQVMISTRSSAPSEALLIERIAQLEERKAAIAAEQSEAVLAFATAHAESQTAAGDVDPEMLERSIAAQVGLACRVSPTEGRRRVRIARDLHSGHTRVRELFAAGRLSEYQTATIVAATAHLSPAERAEVDQELADRRVEALGVRRIHDLTRSLAAQVAPEKFTARCRAARTGRRVSVRPAADGMADLTAHLPVEEAVACYAALAAAVNEVAVQPEPLTRGRGQIMADTLVERLTGQATARDVNIEIQVTVPVEALIDPASPLPAQIAGHGPVPVQFLTTGGGRRTWRRLITRDGVVIGGDSRSRLFTGRLAASIRARDGHRCREPYCDAPIRHIDHIHRWKDGGRTEFTNGRGLCAFHNHVREVPGWRAETAPTGIATTTPVGRTYTSTLRPHTGEGVPQIIAG, from the coding sequence ATGTTCGAACAAACGTTCGCTCTCGGACGGATTCTTCGCTACAATCAAGTCATGATTTCGACCCGTTCCAGCGCGCCTTCCGAGGCGCTGCTCATCGAGCGGATCGCGCAGCTCGAGGAACGGAAAGCGGCCATCGCGGCCGAGCAGTCCGAGGCTGTTCTCGCATTTGCGACAGCACACGCCGAATCGCAGACCGCGGCCGGTGACGTCGACCCGGAGATGCTCGAACGCAGCATCGCCGCCCAAGTCGGACTCGCCTGCCGGGTGTCGCCCACCGAAGGTCGACGCCGGGTCCGGATCGCCCGGGACCTGCACTCCGGGCACACGCGGGTCCGGGAACTCTTCGCCGCCGGACGGCTCAGCGAGTACCAGACCGCGACCATCGTCGCGGCCACCGCGCACCTCTCACCAGCCGAGCGGGCCGAGGTCGATCAGGAGCTGGCCGATCGCCGGGTCGAGGCCCTCGGCGTGCGCCGGATCCACGACCTCACCCGGTCCCTCGCCGCCCAGGTCGCCCCGGAGAAGTTCACCGCCCGCTGCCGGGCCGCCCGCACCGGCCGCCGGGTGTCGGTCCGCCCCGCCGCCGACGGGATGGCCGATCTGACCGCCCACCTGCCCGTCGAGGAAGCCGTGGCCTGCTACGCCGCCCTCGCCGCCGCAGTGAACGAGGTCGCCGTACAGCCCGAACCCCTCACCCGCGGGCGCGGGCAGATCATGGCCGACACCCTCGTCGAACGCCTCACCGGACAGGCCACCGCCCGCGACGTGAACATCGAGATCCAGGTGACGGTCCCGGTCGAGGCACTGATCGACCCCGCCAGCCCGCTGCCCGCGCAGATCGCCGGCCACGGACCCGTCCCGGTCCAGTTCCTCACCACCGGCGGTGGCCGGAGGACCTGGCGACGGCTGATCACCCGCGACGGAGTGGTGATCGGCGGGGACTCCCGCAGTCGGCTGTTCACCGGGCGACTGGCCGCGTCGATCCGGGCCCGGGACGGCCACCGCTGCCGCGAACCGTACTGCGACGCCCCGATCCGCCACATCGACCACATCCACCGCTGGAAAGACGGCGGCCGCACCGAGTTCACCAATGGCCGCGGATTGTGCGCATTCCACAACCACGTCCGGGAAGTGCCGGGATGGCGGGCGGAAACCGCGCCGACAGGAATCGCGACCACCACTCCCGTCGGCCGGACGTACACATCCACCCTTCGGCCGCACACCGGAGAAGGCGTCCCGCAGATCATCGCGGGATGA
- a CDS encoding bifunctional FO biosynthesis protein CofGH has product MAQTLPEPAPTDASLRRALRRVRDGAQLDAAEAAVLLAARGEHLDELLAAASRIRDAGLAAEGRPGVVTYSRKVFVPLTRLCQDRCHYCTFATVPHKLPAAFLERDEVLEIARAGAAAGCKEALFTLGDRPEARWPAAREWLDARGYDSTLDYVRACAIAVLEETGLLPHLNPGVLSWEELTRLKPVAPSMGMMLETTATRLWSEPGGPHYGSPDKEPAVRLRTLTDAGRVGVPFTTGILIGIGENRTERAESIFAIRAASRAAGHIQEVIVQNFRAKPDTAMRNDPDADLDDLAATIAVTRIVLGPKMHVQAPPNLVGDEFALMLRAGIDDWGGVSPVTADHVNPERPWPAIDELATRSQAAGFTLRERLTVYPKYVRAGSPWIDTRLHAHVAALAGDDGLANESAVVTGRPWQEPDGGFASTGRTDLNSSIDTTGRTDDRRGDFESVYGDWDALKDELAASRQAAPVRLDSDVRAGLALAASDPSALLDPAHHDAAMALILADGPALEELTRLADDVRRDVNGDEVTYVINRNINFSNVCYVGCRFCAFAQRERDADAFRLSLDEVASRAVEAARDGATEVCVQGGIDPQLPVTFYADLVRAVKAAVPGMHVHAFSPMEIVSAAAKAGVSIEEWLTELRDAGLGSIPGTAAEILDDEVRWVLTKGKLPAAQWLEVVGTAHRLGIASSSTMMYGHVDEPRHWLGHLRTLARQQDESGGFTEFVPLPFVHHNAPIYLAGLARPGPTERDNRAVHAVARLALHGRIDHIQCSWVKLGDDLSADILRGGADDMGGTLMEETISRMAGSENGSARTVTELTAIAHAAGRPVRQRTTTYVGEPSRLEPAAGAGPRLLPLA; this is encoded by the coding sequence ATGGCCCAGACGCTCCCCGAACCCGCACCGACCGACGCCTCGCTCCGGCGCGCGCTGCGCCGGGTCCGCGACGGGGCCCAGCTCGACGCCGCCGAGGCCGCCGTCCTGCTCGCGGCCCGCGGCGAGCACCTCGACGAGCTCCTCGCCGCCGCCTCCCGCATCCGCGACGCCGGCCTGGCCGCGGAGGGCCGCCCGGGCGTCGTCACGTACTCGCGCAAGGTGTTCGTCCCGCTGACGCGCCTGTGCCAGGACCGCTGCCACTACTGCACGTTCGCCACGGTCCCGCACAAGCTGCCTGCCGCGTTCCTGGAGCGCGACGAGGTGCTGGAGATCGCCAGGGCCGGGGCCGCGGCGGGGTGCAAGGAGGCGCTGTTCACCCTGGGCGACCGCCCCGAGGCCCGCTGGCCCGCCGCCCGCGAGTGGCTCGACGCCCGCGGCTACGACTCCACCCTCGACTACGTCCGCGCCTGCGCGATCGCGGTGCTCGAGGAGACCGGGCTGCTGCCGCACCTCAACCCGGGCGTCCTGTCCTGGGAGGAGCTGACGCGGCTCAAGCCCGTCGCCCCGTCGATGGGGATGATGCTGGAGACTACCGCGACCCGGCTGTGGAGCGAGCCCGGCGGCCCGCACTACGGCAGCCCCGACAAGGAGCCCGCGGTCCGGCTGCGCACCCTTACCGACGCCGGGCGCGTCGGCGTCCCGTTCACGACCGGGATCCTCATCGGGATCGGCGAGAACCGCACCGAGCGCGCCGAGTCGATCTTCGCGATCCGGGCGGCGTCGCGGGCGGCCGGGCACATCCAGGAGGTGATCGTCCAGAACTTCCGGGCGAAGCCGGACACCGCGATGCGCAACGACCCCGACGCCGACCTCGACGACCTCGCCGCCACCATCGCCGTCACCCGCATCGTGCTCGGTCCGAAGATGCACGTGCAGGCCCCGCCCAACCTCGTCGGCGACGAGTTCGCGCTCATGCTGCGCGCCGGCATCGACGACTGGGGCGGCGTCTCGCCCGTCACCGCCGACCACGTCAACCCCGAGCGGCCCTGGCCCGCGATCGACGAGCTGGCCACGCGGTCGCAGGCCGCCGGGTTCACGCTGCGCGAGCGGCTCACCGTCTACCCGAAGTACGTGCGGGCGGGGAGCCCGTGGATCGACACGCGGCTGCACGCGCACGTCGCCGCGCTCGCCGGCGACGACGGGCTCGCCAACGAGAGCGCGGTCGTGACGGGGCGGCCCTGGCAGGAGCCGGACGGCGGGTTCGCCTCCACCGGCCGCACCGACCTGAACTCCTCGATCGACACGACCGGGCGCACCGACGACCGGCGCGGCGACTTCGAGTCCGTCTATGGCGACTGGGACGCCCTCAAGGACGAGCTGGCGGCGTCGCGGCAGGCCGCGCCCGTCCGCCTCGACTCCGACGTCCGCGCGGGCCTCGCGCTGGCGGCGTCCGACCCGTCGGCGCTGCTCGACCCGGCCCACCACGACGCCGCGATGGCGCTGATCCTCGCCGACGGCCCGGCGCTGGAGGAGCTCACCCGCCTCGCCGACGACGTCCGCCGCGACGTCAACGGCGACGAGGTCACCTACGTGATCAACCGCAACATCAACTTCTCGAACGTCTGCTACGTCGGCTGCCGGTTCTGCGCCTTCGCCCAGCGCGAGCGCGACGCGGACGCGTTCCGGCTCTCGCTCGACGAGGTCGCGTCGCGCGCGGTCGAGGCGGCGCGCGACGGCGCCACCGAGGTGTGCGTGCAGGGCGGGATCGACCCGCAGCTCCCCGTCACCTTCTACGCCGACCTCGTCCGCGCGGTGAAGGCCGCCGTGCCCGGCATGCACGTGCACGCGTTCTCGCCGATGGAGATCGTGTCGGCGGCGGCGAAGGCCGGGGTGTCGATCGAGGAGTGGCTCACCGAGCTGCGCGACGCCGGGCTGGGCTCGATCCCGGGCACCGCGGCGGAGATCCTCGACGACGAGGTCCGCTGGGTGCTCACCAAGGGCAAGCTCCCGGCGGCGCAGTGGCTGGAGGTCGTCGGCACGGCGCACCGGCTGGGGATCGCGTCGAGCTCCACGATGATGTACGGCCACGTGGACGAGCCGCGGCACTGGCTCGGGCACCTGCGCACCCTGGCCCGGCAGCAGGACGAGAGCGGGGGGTTCACCGAGTTCGTCCCGCTGCCGTTCGTGCACCACAACGCCCCGATCTACCTGGCCGGGCTGGCCCGGCCGGGGCCCACCGAGCGCGACAACCGCGCGGTGCACGCCGTCGCCCGGCTCGCCCTGCACGGGCGCATCGACCACATCCAGTGCTCGTGGGTGAAGCTCGGCGACGACCTGTCCGCCGACATCCTCCGCGGCGGCGCCGACGACATGGGCGGCACGCTCATGGAGGAGACGATCAGCCGGATGGCGGGATCGGAGAACGGCAGCGCCCGCACGGTCACCGAGCTGACGGCGATCGCGCACGCGGCGGGGCGACCGGTGCGCCAGCGGACCACGACCTACGTCGGCGAGCCGTCGCGCCTGGAGCCCGCCGCGGGTGCGGGGCCCCGGCTGCTGCCGCTGGCGTAG
- a CDS encoding YbaK/EbsC family protein: MTPVHRNVELVTAALRTAGADPARVARLRVLSDAVTTAASAAAALGVEVGQIANSLVFSADGEPLLVLTSGAHRVDTGKVAALVGARQVRRASAEFVHAATGQVIGGIAPVGHPAPLRTLVDRALAAHDEVWAAGGIAHAVFPTTFDELVVVTGGQPADVA, encoded by the coding sequence ATGACGCCCGTGCACCGCAACGTCGAGCTCGTCACCGCCGCCCTGCGCACGGCCGGGGCCGATCCCGCCCGCGTCGCCCGGCTCCGGGTCCTCTCCGACGCCGTCACCACCGCGGCGTCGGCGGCCGCCGCGCTGGGCGTCGAGGTCGGGCAGATCGCGAACTCCCTGGTCTTCTCCGCCGACGGGGAGCCGCTGCTCGTGCTCACCTCCGGGGCCCACCGCGTCGACACCGGGAAGGTCGCGGCGCTCGTCGGCGCGCGGCAGGTGCGCCGGGCGTCGGCGGAGTTCGTGCACGCCGCGACCGGCCAGGTCATCGGCGGCATCGCCCCCGTCGGGCACCCGGCCCCGCTGCGCACGCTCGTCGACCGCGCGCTGGCCGCCCACGACGAGGTGTGGGCGGCAGGGGGCATCGCGCACGCGGTCTTCCCGACCACGTTCGACGAGCTGGTCGTCGTCACCGGAGGGCAGCCCGCCGACGTGGCCTGA
- a CDS encoding exodeoxyribonuclease III: protein MLVVTSVNVNGIRAAAGKGFAAWLAGTAADVVCLQETRAQPEEVPAGLFDGWHARFAPCLSAKGRSGVAILSRAEPEAVRTGIDDDEFAGSGRYLEVDLPGVTVGSLYLPNGTVGTPKQDEKDRFLASFAPYLALRRAKAAAEDREVLVCGDWNIAPAEADIRNWRGNVANSGFLPHEREWLAGLFGGGWVDVVRAQHPGVDGPYSWWSYRGRAFDNDAGWRIDHHVATPGLGARARSAVVERAPSHAERWSDHAPVTVVYGP, encoded by the coding sequence CTGCTCGTCGTCACCTCGGTCAACGTCAACGGGATCAGGGCGGCCGCGGGCAAGGGGTTCGCGGCGTGGCTGGCGGGAACCGCGGCCGACGTCGTCTGCCTGCAGGAGACGCGCGCGCAGCCCGAGGAGGTCCCGGCTGGCCTGTTCGACGGCTGGCACGCCCGGTTCGCGCCGTGCCTGTCGGCGAAGGGTCGCAGCGGGGTCGCGATCCTCAGCCGCGCCGAGCCCGAGGCCGTCCGCACCGGCATCGACGACGACGAGTTCGCCGGCTCCGGCCGCTACCTCGAGGTCGACCTGCCCGGCGTCACGGTCGGGTCGCTGTACCTGCCCAACGGCACCGTCGGCACGCCGAAGCAGGACGAGAAGGACCGCTTCCTCGCCTCCTTCGCGCCCTACCTCGCGCTGCGGCGGGCGAAGGCGGCCGCGGAGGACCGCGAGGTGCTCGTCTGCGGCGACTGGAACATCGCCCCGGCCGAGGCCGACATCCGCAACTGGCGCGGCAACGTCGCGAACTCCGGGTTCCTGCCGCACGAGCGCGAGTGGCTGGCCGGGCTGTTCGGCGGCGGCTGGGTCGACGTCGTCCGCGCGCAGCACCCGGGCGTCGACGGGCCGTACTCGTGGTGGTCCTACCGCGGCCGCGCGTTCGACAACGACGCGGGCTGGCGCATCGACCACCACGTCGCGACGCCCGGCCTCGGCGCCCGCGCCCGCTCCGCCGTCGTCGAACGGGCCCCGAGCCACGCGGAGCGCTGGTCGGACCATGCTCCGGTGACGGTGGTGTACGGCCCGTGA
- a CDS encoding YybH family protein — protein sequence MADERARTPEDLGRLLAERVGAGDVEGAVALYEPDAALGLPDGETASGAAEIREVYAFLVESGTRVERGRPRPTVRRGNLALTSAVRADGTVTCEVARRQPGGHWLWALDQPDARD from the coding sequence GTGGCGGACGAGCGGGCCCGCACGCCCGAGGACCTCGGCCGGCTGCTCGCCGAGCGCGTCGGCGCGGGCGACGTGGAGGGCGCGGTCGCCCTCTACGAGCCCGACGCCGCGCTCGGCCTGCCCGACGGCGAGACGGCGAGCGGGGCGGCCGAGATCCGCGAGGTCTACGCGTTCCTCGTGGAGAGCGGCACCCGGGTGGAGCGCGGGCGGCCGCGGCCGACGGTGCGCCGGGGCAACCTGGCGCTGACCTCCGCCGTCCGGGCCGACGGCACGGTCACCTGCGAGGTGGCCCGCCGTCAGCCCGGCGGGCACTGGCTGTGGGCGCTCGACCAGCCCGACGCCCGCGACTGA